Proteins encoded by one window of Rhodobacteraceae bacterium IMCC1335:
- the dnaK gene encoding molecular chaperone DnaK, which produces MAKVIGIDLGTTNSCISIMDGAQPRVIENAEGARTTPSIVAFTDAERLVGQPAKRQAVTNPENTIFGVKRLIGRRNDDADLAKDKKNLPFAVVDGGNGDAWVKAQGETYSPSQISAFILQKMKETAEAYLGEDVTQAVITVPAYFNDAQRQATKDAGKIAGLEVLRIINEPTAAALAYGLDKKETKIIAVYDLGGGTFDVTILEIDDGLFEVKSTNGDTFLGGEDFDMRIVNYLADEFKKENGVDLSKDKMALQRLKEAAEKAKIELSSATQTEINQPFISMDASTGQPLHMVMKLTRAKLESLVGDLIKASMKPCQAALKDAGLSTSDIDEVVLVGGMTRMPKVHEEVSKFFGKEPHKGVNPDEVVAMGAAIQAGVLQGDVKDVVLLDVTPLSLGIETLGGVFTRLIDRNTTIPTKKSQVFSTAEDNQGAVTIRVFQGEREMAQDNKILGEFNLENIPPAPRGMPQIEVTFDIDANGIVSVAAKDKGTGKEQTITIQASGGLSDEDIDNMVREAEENAESDKERRELIEAKNQAESMIHSTEKSMEEHADKVDPTTIEAIELAIVALKDDLETDNAAKIKSGVQNVTEAAMKLGEAIYKASQEEGGDAEPSAADMGEGEDDIVDADFEDLDDRNRS; this is translated from the coding sequence CAAACGTCAAGCCGTTACCAATCCTGAAAACACCATTTTTGGTGTGAAACGTTTGATTGGGCGGCGCAATGATGACGCTGATTTGGCAAAAGATAAAAAGAACCTGCCCTTTGCAGTGGTAGATGGCGGCAATGGCGATGCCTGGGTAAAAGCCCAAGGCGAGACCTATAGCCCGAGTCAGATCTCAGCCTTTATTTTGCAAAAGATGAAGGAAACAGCAGAAGCCTATCTGGGTGAGGATGTGACGCAAGCCGTTATCACAGTGCCTGCCTATTTCAATGACGCGCAGCGTCAGGCTACAAAAGACGCTGGGAAGATCGCCGGTTTGGAAGTTCTGCGGATTATCAACGAACCCACAGCGGCCGCTTTGGCCTATGGTTTGGATAAAAAAGAAACCAAAATTATTGCTGTGTATGATCTTGGCGGCGGCACATTCGATGTGACCATTCTTGAAATCGATGATGGCTTGTTCGAAGTGAAATCTACCAATGGCGATACGTTTTTGGGCGGTGAAGATTTCGACATGCGCATCGTGAATTATCTTGCGGATGAGTTCAAAAAAGAAAATGGCGTTGATCTTTCAAAAGATAAGATGGCGCTGCAGCGGCTGAAAGAAGCGGCCGAGAAGGCCAAGATTGAATTATCATCGGCTACGCAAACCGAAATCAACCAACCGTTTATTTCGATGGATGCCAGCACCGGCCAGCCATTGCATATGGTGATGAAACTCACGCGTGCGAAATTGGAAAGCCTTGTGGGCGATTTGATCAAAGCCTCTATGAAACCTTGTCAGGCGGCTTTGAAAGATGCCGGTCTCAGCACCAGCGATATTGATGAGGTGGTCTTGGTCGGCGGTATGACCCGCATGCCTAAGGTGCATGAAGAAGTAAGCAAGTTTTTTGGCAAAGAGCCGCATAAAGGGGTGAACCCGGATGAAGTTGTGGCGATGGGTGCGGCGATCCAAGCCGGCGTTTTGCAGGGCGATGTAAAAGATGTTGTTCTGCTGGATGTGACGCCTTTGTCTTTGGGTATCGAAACCTTGGGCGGGGTGTTCACGCGGTTGATCGACCGCAACACAACAATCCCCACCAAGAAATCGCAGGTGTTCTCAACCGCGGAAGACAATCAGGGTGCTGTGACAATTCGGGTTTTCCAAGGCGAGCGTGAAATGGCGCAGGATAACAAAATTCTGGGCGAATTTAACCTTGAAAATATTCCTCCGGCCCCGCGCGGTATGCCGCAGATCGAGGTAACATTTGACATTGACGCCAACGGGATTGTGTCGGTAGCGGCGAAAGATAAAGGCACCGGTAAAGAGCAAACCATCACCATCCAAGCCTCGGGTGGATTGTCGGATGAAGACATCGATAATATGGTGCGCGAAGCGGAAGAAAACGCCGAGTCAGACAAAGAGCGCCGCGAGCTGATTGAAGCTAAAAACCAAGCGGAAAGCATGATCCATTCTACAGAGAAGTCGATGGAAGAGCATGCTGACAAGGTCGATCCAACAACAATCGAAGCGATCGAGTTGGCGATTGTGGCGTTGAAGGATGATCTTGAAACCGATAATGCCGCAAAAATTAAATCTGGCGTTCAAAACGTGACGGAAGCCGCCATGAAACTGGGCGAGGCGATTTATAAGGCCAGCCAAGAAGAGGGTGGTGACGCTGAGCCATCTGCGGCGGATATGGGTGAAGGCGAAGATGATATCGTCGACGCGGATTTCGAAGATCTGGATGATCGCAACCGCTCTTAA